In Erpetoichthys calabaricus chromosome 2, fErpCal1.3, whole genome shotgun sequence, a genomic segment contains:
- the LOC114669431 gene encoding zinc finger protein 501-like isoform X2 produces the protein MSVTEETCQADMNTMEKRTANIKKEEDCDWVSVSIKQESLCVKEEDRAEGPVVIKPLGSEDLQEICSLSSSLLTRTCHHCTQQPKEQNENVKQSTSGSENWMQDYLQTNSINTEELVHNTNSTALYMCQGVRKQLTQKSESRDDCHNDPNSSGKPFSQQHSVKTHTHLHTGDKPYCCSECGKRFSRSGNLSVHRRTHTGEKPYCCGECGKQFTNSTNFQCHTRVHTGEKPYHCSECGKQFSGRRNLYNHTRTHTKEKPYCCSECGKQFTTKHGLRDHSRIHTGEKRYCCSECGKRFTTSGGLWSHRRTHSGEKPYWCSDCGKGFTTHNSLQCHTKIHTGQVPYCCSECGKGFTTNTGLLYHKRIHTGDNLYYCSECDKRFTNNSNLQYHISSHTGEKPYRCSECGKQFRNKSDLKQHTRIHTTKKKFQNS, from the exons ATGAGTGTGACAGAGGAGACATGTCAGGCGGACATGAATACCATGGAGAAAAGGACAGCAAATATTAAGAAGGAAGAGGACTGTGATTGGGTATCAGTTAGCATTAAACAGGAGAGCCTGTGCGTTAAGGAGGAGGATCGTGCAGAGGGACCAGTAGTCATTAAACCGCTGGGGTCTGAAG ATTTGCAAGAGATCTGCAGCCTCTCTTCATCTTTACTAACTCGGACTTGTCATCATTGCACACAACAACCCAaagaacagaatgaaaatgtgaaacaatCAACATCTGGATCAGAGAATTGGATGCAGGACTATTTGCAAACTAATTCCATTAACACTGAAGAACTGGTGCATAATACAAATTCGACAGCTTTGTATATGTGCCAAGGGGTGAGGAAGCAATTAACACAAAAATCTGAAAGCAGAGATGATTGCCATAATGATCCAAATAGCAGTGGCAAACCATTTTCACAACAGCACAGTGTTAAGACCCACACACACCTTCACACTGGAGATAAACcgtattgttgttctgaatgtggtaaacgattttCCAGGAGTGGCAATCTTTCTGTCCACAGAAGAActcacactggggagaagccatattgttgtggcgaatgtggcaaacaattcaccaACAGCACTAACTTTCAGTgccacacaagagttcacactggagagaaaccatatcactgctctgaatgtggtaagCAATTCTCTGGGAGGAGGAATCTTTACAACCACACAAGAACTCACACtaaagagaagccatattgttgttctgaatgtggcaaacaattcaccaCCAAACATGGTCTTCGGGACCATtctagaattcacactggagagaaacgaTATTGTTGTTCCGAATGTGGCAAACGGTTCACTACCAGTGGTGGCCTTTGGTCCCACAGAAGAACTCAcagtggagagaagccatattggtGTTCTGACTGTGGCAAAGGATTCACTACTCACAACAGCCTTCAGTGCCACACAAAAATTCACACTGGACAGGtaccatattgttgttctgaatgtggaaaaggaTTCACCACCAACACTGGCCTTCTgtaccacaaaagaattcacactggagataaTCTATATTATTGTTCTGAATGTGATAAACGATTCACAAACAATAGCAATCTTCAGTACCACATAAGctctcacactggagagaaaccatatcgttgttctgaatgtggcaaacagttccgCAACAAAAGTGATCTTAAGcaacacacaagaattcacacaaccaaaaaaaaattccaaaacagCTAG
- the LOC114669431 gene encoding zinc finger protein 501-like isoform X1, with protein MRICFGALLMSFIFLFAEEEPAIYCNTEMSVTEETCQADMNTMEKRTANIKKEEDCDWVSVSIKQESLCVKEEDRAEGPVVIKPLGSEDLQEICSLSSSLLTRTCHHCTQQPKEQNENVKQSTSGSENWMQDYLQTNSINTEELVHNTNSTALYMCQGVRKQLTQKSESRDDCHNDPNSSGKPFSQQHSVKTHTHLHTGDKPYCCSECGKRFSRSGNLSVHRRTHTGEKPYCCGECGKQFTNSTNFQCHTRVHTGEKPYHCSECGKQFSGRRNLYNHTRTHTKEKPYCCSECGKQFTTKHGLRDHSRIHTGEKRYCCSECGKRFTTSGGLWSHRRTHSGEKPYWCSDCGKGFTTHNSLQCHTKIHTGQVPYCCSECGKGFTTNTGLLYHKRIHTGDNLYYCSECDKRFTNNSNLQYHISSHTGEKPYRCSECGKQFRNKSDLKQHTRIHTTKKKFQNS; from the exons ATGCGTATCTGTTTTGGTGCTCTTCTGATGtcgtttatttttctctttgcagagGAAGAACCTGCCATTTACTGTAACACAGAAATGAGTGTGACAGAGGAGACATGTCAGGCGGACATGAATACCATGGAGAAAAGGACAGCAAATATTAAGAAGGAAGAGGACTGTGATTGGGTATCAGTTAGCATTAAACAGGAGAGCCTGTGCGTTAAGGAGGAGGATCGTGCAGAGGGACCAGTAGTCATTAAACCGCTGGGGTCTGAAG ATTTGCAAGAGATCTGCAGCCTCTCTTCATCTTTACTAACTCGGACTTGTCATCATTGCACACAACAACCCAaagaacagaatgaaaatgtgaaacaatCAACATCTGGATCAGAGAATTGGATGCAGGACTATTTGCAAACTAATTCCATTAACACTGAAGAACTGGTGCATAATACAAATTCGACAGCTTTGTATATGTGCCAAGGGGTGAGGAAGCAATTAACACAAAAATCTGAAAGCAGAGATGATTGCCATAATGATCCAAATAGCAGTGGCAAACCATTTTCACAACAGCACAGTGTTAAGACCCACACACACCTTCACACTGGAGATAAACcgtattgttgttctgaatgtggtaaacgattttCCAGGAGTGGCAATCTTTCTGTCCACAGAAGAActcacactggggagaagccatattgttgtggcgaatgtggcaaacaattcaccaACAGCACTAACTTTCAGTgccacacaagagttcacactggagagaaaccatatcactgctctgaatgtggtaagCAATTCTCTGGGAGGAGGAATCTTTACAACCACACAAGAACTCACACtaaagagaagccatattgttgttctgaatgtggcaaacaattcaccaCCAAACATGGTCTTCGGGACCATtctagaattcacactggagagaaacgaTATTGTTGTTCCGAATGTGGCAAACGGTTCACTACCAGTGGTGGCCTTTGGTCCCACAGAAGAACTCAcagtggagagaagccatattggtGTTCTGACTGTGGCAAAGGATTCACTACTCACAACAGCCTTCAGTGCCACACAAAAATTCACACTGGACAGGtaccatattgttgttctgaatgtggaaaaggaTTCACCACCAACACTGGCCTTCTgtaccacaaaagaattcacactggagataaTCTATATTATTGTTCTGAATGTGATAAACGATTCACAAACAATAGCAATCTTCAGTACCACATAAGctctcacactggagagaaaccatatcgttgttctgaatgtggcaaacagttccgCAACAAAAGTGATCTTAAGcaacacacaagaattcacacaaccaaaaaaaaattccaaaacagCTAG